One Setaria viridis chromosome 5, Setaria_viridis_v4.0, whole genome shotgun sequence genomic region harbors:
- the LOC117855505 gene encoding protein SLENDER RICE1-LIKE 1 has protein sequence MAMGGAFPFQWPAEPGLDVSLPPLPTVVPDAAGVAYYADAAADMHAAMPAVLPDFAAALAAMRREEEEAAGIRLVHLLMSCAGAVEAGDHAGASAHLADAHAALAAVSPGSGIGRVAVHFTAALSRRLFPPTPSPPPPQPAAADADADHAFLYHHFYEAGPYLKFAHFTANQAILEAVQGCKHVHIIDFNLMQGLQWPALIQALALRPGGPPFLRLTGIGPPSPPGRDDLRDVGVRLADLARSVRVHFSFRGVAANRLDEIRPWMLQVSQGEAVAVNSVLQLHRLVADPSAAADDARAPIDAVLDCVSSMRPRVFTVVEQEADHNKPGFLDRFTEALFYYSAVFDSLDAASGGAGDAAAEAYLEREICDIVCGEGAERRERHEPLRRWRDRLGRAGLAGVPLGANALRQARMLVGLFSGEGHCVEEADGCLTLGWHGRPLFSASAWRAEENNHSDSNADGSSGSEESNISCSS, from the coding sequence ATGGCCATGGGCGGCGCGTTCCCCTTCCAGTGGCCCGCGGAGCCGGGGCTCGACGtctccctgccgccgctgcccaccGTGGTGCCCGACGCCGCCGGGGTGGCGTACtacgcggacgcggcggcggacaTGCACGCGGCGATGCCCGCGGTGCTGCCCGATTtcgccgcggcgctggcggcgatgcggcgggaggaggaggaggccgcgggcATCCGCCTGGTGCACCTCCTCATGagctgcgccggcgccgtcgaggcCGGGGACCACGCGGGCGCGTCCGCGCACCTGGCCGACGCGCACGCCGCTctcgccgccgtctcgccgGGCTCCGGCATCGGCCGCGTCGCCGTCCACTTCACCGCCGCGCTGTCCCGGAGGCTGTTCCCTCCCACGCCGTCGCCACCTCcgccccagcccgccgccgccgacgccgacgccgaccacGCCTTCCTCTACCACCACTTCTACGAGGCGGGGCCCTACCTCAAGTTCGCGCACTTCACGGCCAACCAGGCCATCCTGGAGGCCGTCCAGGGCTGCAAGCACGTCCACATCATCGACTTCAACCTCATGCAGGGCCTCCAGTGGCCCGCGCTGATCCAGGCCCTGGCGCTCCGCCCCGGCGGGCCGCCGTTCCTCCGCCTCACCGGCATTGGCCCGCCCTCCCCGCCCGGCCGCGACGACCTCcgcgacgtcggcgtccgccTCGCCGACCTGGCGCGCTCCGTGCGCGTCCACTTCTCCTTCCGCGGCGTGGCCGCCAACCGCCTCGACGAGATCCGCCCGTGGATGCTGCAGGTGTCGCAGGGCGAGGCCGTCGCCGTCAACTCCGTGCTCCAGCTCCaccgcctcgtcgccgacccgtccgcggcggccgacgacgcCCGGGCGCCCATCGACGCCGTCCTCGACTGCGTGTCGTCCATGCGCCCCAGGGTGTTCacggtggtggagcaggaggcggACCACAATAAGCCGGGGTTCCTGGACCGGTTCACGGAGGCGCTCTTCTACTACTCGGCGGTGTTCGACTCCCTGgacgcggcgagcggcggcgcgggcgacgcggcggccgaggcgtaCCTGGAGCGCGAGATATGCGACATCGTGTGCGGCGAGGGCGCGGAGCGCAGGGAGCGGCACGAGccgctgcggcggtggcgggacaGGCTGGGGCGCGCGGGCCTGGCCGGCGTGCCGCTGGGGGCCAACGCACTGCGGCAGGCGAGGATGCTGGTGGGGCTCTTCTCCGGGGAGGGCCACTGCGTGGAGGAGGCCGACGGGTGCCTGACGCTGGGGTGGCACGGGCGGCCGCTCTTCTCGGCGTCCGCGTGGCGGGCGGAGGAGAACAACCACAGTGACAGCAACGCGgacggcagcagcggcagcgaggAGAGCAATATCAGctgcagcagctag